AGGACTCTATCTTCTGCGGTTTGTAAAGAGCATCACCTTTGTGGAACGCCTGCAATGTCACAATGCGGAAAAAATCCTGATGGAGAGGGCATTGAAAGAGCCCAGGATGAAATTTTATTACGAGCATGAGCTGGTCTCCATTGATGGTAAGGATAAAGTGGAATCTGTAACTGCCATTGATCTGAAGACTAAGGAAAAGATGGTCATTCCCGCCCAGGGAGTATTTTTCTATGTAGGGTTGGTTCCG
This region of Candidatus Zixiibacteriota bacterium genomic DNA includes:
- a CDS encoding NAD(P)/FAD-dependent oxidoreductase, which translates into the protein GLYLLRFVKSITFVERLQCHNAEKILMERALKEPRMKFYYEHELVSIDGKDKVESVTAIDLKTKEKMVIPAQGVFFYVGLVPKTEFLRGKVDCDPYCYVICNENSCTSVPGVFAAGDVRMKDVKQIVTAVAEGAIAATMALKYLEGKKEM